The DNA window CCTGGATTGGATGTTCTCCCTGCCCTGGAACAAGAGCACGGTCGACAACCTGGACCTGAAGAAGGCCAAGGCCATCCTGGACGAGGACCATTACGGGCTGGATAAGATCAAGGAACGGATCCTGGAGTATCTGGCCGTCCGCAGCCTGTCCAAAACCATCAAGGGTCCGATCCTCTGCTTCGTCGGGCCGCCGGGGGTGGGCAAGACCTCCCTGGGCCGCTCCATCTCGCGGGCCCTGGGCCGCGAGTTTATCCGCATCTCGCTCGGCGGCGTCCATGACGAGGCCGAGATCCGGGGCCATCGGCGGACCTATGTCGGCGCCCTGCCCGGCCGGATCATCCAGGGCCTGCGCCGGGCCGGCTCCAACAACCCGGTCTTCATGATGGATGAGGTCGACAAGATCGGGGCCGATTTCCGGGGCGATCCATCCTCGGCCCTGCTCGAAGTCCTGGACCCCGAGCAAAACAACAGCTTCCGGGACCATTATGTCGGCGTCCCATTCAACCTGTCCAAAGTCCTGTTCATCACCACGGCCAACCTGCTCGACACGATCCAGCCGGCCTTCCGCGACCGGATGGAAGTCATCCATCTTCCGGGATACACCGAGGAGGAGAAGCTCCAGATCGCCCTCCGCCACCTCATCCCGAAGCAGGTCAAGGAGAATGCCCTAACCGCCAAGCGGATCGAGTTCTCGGCCGGGTCGATCAAGAAGATCATTTCGCTCTATACGCGCGAAGCCGGGGTGCGAAACCTGGAGCGCGAGATCGGCGCCGTATGCCGCAAGACCGCCCGCAAGGTGGCTGAGGGCAAGAAAGGTCTGTCCAAGATCACTTCCCAGAACATCGAGGTCTTTCTAGGGCCGCCGCGGATCTTCAAGGACCAGGTTCAGAAGAAGGACCAGGTTGGAGTCACCACGGGTGTGGCCTGGACCGAGACGGGGGGGGAGATCCTGTTCGTCGAGGCGACCAAGATGACGGGCAAGGGCGGTCTGTCGCTGACCGGCTCGCTGGGCGAGGTCATGAAGGAATCGGCCCATGCCGCCTTGAGCTTTGCCCGAGCCCACGCCCGCGAACTGGGCATCGATTCGCGCATCTTCGCGGCCAACGATTTCCATGTTCACATCCCCGAGGGGGCCATCCCCAAGGACGGCCCTTCGGCCGGCATCACCATGGCCACGGCCCTGATCTCGGTCTGCACCAATGCCAAGGTCCGCTGGGATACGGCCATGACGGGTGAGATCACCCTGCGCGGCAACGTCCTGCCGATCGGCGGCGTCAAGGAGAAGGTCCTGGCCGTGCAACGAGCCGGGATTCCGCGCATGATCCTCCCGGCGGCCAACCGGAAGGACCTCTTCGACATCCCCAAGCCGATCAAAAAGGCGATGACCTTCATTTTCGTGGAAGACATCAACGAAGTCCTGCGGGAGGCGCTGGTCAAAGAACCGAAGAAAAAGCCGGCCGTGCCGTCCCGTCGCGCATGAGTCCAGCGACGGTCGGACGGACGGGCGAGCGGGAGCTGGTCCGGATGATCCGCCGTTCATTCCCCGCTACGCGTCGGGACGTGTTGATGGGGATCGGCGACGATGCCGCCGTCTTGCGGCCGGGGACGAAGCCTTGGGTCTTAACCAAGGATCTTCTCGTCGAGGATGTCGATTTTCGCCGCCGCCTCCACCCCCCCTATTTTATCGGCCGCAAAAGCCTGGCCGTCAACATTAGCGATGCGGCGGCTATGGGAGCGCGGCCGGCTTTCGCCCTGCTCGGACTGGGCCTGCCGGCCGATCTGGAGCTGGCCTGGGTCCGGGAGTTTCTGCGCGGCTTCCGCTCGATGGCCCGGGAACATGGCGTCGATCTGGTCGGGGGGGATTTGTCGGCGGCGCGCGAGATCGTCGTCTCGGTGACGATCATCGGTGCCGCGGATCGGGTCGTCGGCCGCGGGGGCGCCCGCCCCGGCGACTGGCTGTTCGTGTCGGGGACCCTGGGCGATGCCGCCTTGGGTTTCGCCCTGCTCGAAAGAGGGGGAGGGGGGGGCCGGGCCCGTGCTGCGGCAAGCCTGAGGCGCGCTTTTCTCGACCCCGTCCCCCGGGTCGAGCTCGGCCTCGATCTCGTTCGGTTAAAACTGCCTTCGGCGATGATCGACGTCAGCGACGGATTATCCGTCGATTTGGCGCATCTCTGCGAGGCGAGCGGGACGGGGGCTGAGGTCGAGCTGGGCCGCATCCCGCTCTCGGCCGGGATGGTCCGCTTGGGCGGGCCAAAGACGCTCGACTATGCCTTGAACGGGGGGGAGGATTTCGAGCTGCTGTTCGCGGTCCGTCCGACCCGGTGCAATCGGGTCTCGTTGACCCGCCTCGGCCGCCGGCATGCGATCACGCTGATCGGGAAAATCATGGCGGGCAAGGGAGTCGCGGCCGTAAGTTCGGATGGATCCCGCCGGCCCCTCTCCGTCCGCGGCTACGAGCACTTCCGATAGGGGTCAGGTCTTAAGATATTAGTTTTCTCGGTACAATTATTGCCATTATTGACGCAATTTGTCTCAATAATCAGCGAATTCGATATCTTAAGACCTGACCCCTATTGATAGGAGCCGGAGTAGGCGAATTCGGCCGGGCCGGTCTGAAAGACGCCGGCCGTCTCTTCGGGCCACTCCACCAGGAGCGAGCCCAGGCTCGTTTTGACCCGGATGGTGCGGTCGGCATAGCCCTTGAGGATGGCCGAAACCGCGGCGGCGCAGGAGCCGCTCCCCGACGACAGCGTCTCGCCGACACCCCGCTCCCAGAACAAGACCTCGATCTCGCCCCGGCCGATGACCCGAACGAACTCGACATTGGTCCGGTTGGGGAAGAAGGGGTGGATCTCGATCTCGCGCCCCGTCTCGTGCCATTCGATTCGCGACGGAAAGCGATCGACGAAAATGTCGCAATGGGGATTGCCCATCGACATGATCGTGACCAGACGGAGCTTGCCACCGATCGTCAGGGGATAGTCGATGATCCGTTCGTGGCGGCGGCCGTCGTCGAAAGGGATCTCGTTCGAGGCCAAACGGGGAACGCCCATCTCGATGCGGATGGTCGAAACGCCGCCTTGGCGCCCGATGAGCTCGCACTCCCGGGGCCCGGCGCTGGTCCGGAAGCGGACCCGGCCGCCCGAGGCCCGCCCCTCGGAGAACAGATGCGCGGCCGCGCAGCGGATGCCATTGCCGGAGATCTCGGCCTCCGAGCCGTCGGCGTTGAAGATCCGGAAATCCACCTCGCCCGAGCCGTCCGCGGCGTCTGCCAGCAGCAGGATGCCGTCCGCTCCCGCGCCCATGTGCCGTTCGCAGATGCGGCGGGCCAGGTCGCCGAGATCGGCGCCGGAGCCGATCTCGGCCCGATCGACGATCAGGAAATCGTTGCCCAGCGCGTGGAACTTGCTGAACTTCACTCAGGGGATCCGGAAGGTGATGATGAAGTCCTGCGACTGGCCGTTGCGCTCGCGCCGGCAGGTCAGCATCAGGACGCCGCCGGCCGGGATCTTATCCAGGATCTGGTTCCACTGGGCCACGGTCGTGACCTTGGCCCGGTGGGCCTCCAAGATCAGGTCGCCGGCTTCCAAGCCCTTGTTCTCGGGATCGCTGCCCTGGGCCACGTCGGTGACGACCAGGCACTCCCGCGTTTTGAACCCATATTGCCGAGCCAGCGCACCGGTCATCTCGGTGACTTCGATCCCCACGTCCTTGCCGGTCTTGGC is part of the Candidatus Aminicenantes bacterium genome and encodes:
- the dapF gene encoding diaminopimelate epimerase, which produces MKFSKFHALGNDFLIVDRAEIGSGADLGDLARRICERHMGAGADGILLLADAADGSGEVDFRIFNADGSEAEISGNGIRCAAAHLFSEGRASGGRVRFRTSAGPRECELIGRQGGVSTIRIEMGVPRLASNEIPFDDGRRHERIIDYPLTIGGKLRLVTIMSMGNPHCDIFVDRFPSRIEWHETGREIEIHPFFPNRTNVEFVRVIGRGEIEVLFWERGVGETLSSGSGSCAAAVSAILKGYADRTIRVKTSLGSLLVEWPEETAGVFQTGPAEFAYSGSYQ
- the thiL gene encoding thiamine-phosphate kinase; the encoded protein is MSPATVGRTGERELVRMIRRSFPATRRDVLMGIGDDAAVLRPGTKPWVLTKDLLVEDVDFRRRLHPPYFIGRKSLAVNISDAAAMGARPAFALLGLGLPADLELAWVREFLRGFRSMAREHGVDLVGGDLSAAREIVVSVTIIGAADRVVGRGGARPGDWLFVSGTLGDAALGFALLERGGGGGRARAAASLRRAFLDPVPRVELGLDLVRLKLPSAMIDVSDGLSVDLAHLCEASGTGAEVELGRIPLSAGMVRLGGPKTLDYALNGGEDFELLFAVRPTRCNRVSLTRLGRRHAITLIGKIMAGKGVAAVSSDGSRRPLSVRGYEHFR
- the lon gene encoding endopeptidase La gives rise to the protein MAEKDTKPEAPLEDAVEEKDQKPPIPTRLPVLLLRDIVVFPFMIVPLFVGREKSKAAIDASLSSHRMILLLTQKQMETEDPKREDVYDMGTVALIMRMLKLPDGRIRILAQGLSRARIESFEEENGHIEAQVAVLNEPETSEKTIESEAMVRNVRSGLEKATSLGKTIPPEVLIIAANVEEPGRLGDLTAANLELKVPEAQEILEIVDPLARLKKVYELLAKELELLDVQSRISTEAKGEMDKMQRQYFLRQQMKAIQKELGEGNELQEEIKAYQDKLKKLKVAEEVREELDKQIGRLAQMHPESAETTVVRNYLDWMFSLPWNKSTVDNLDLKKAKAILDEDHYGLDKIKERILEYLAVRSLSKTIKGPILCFVGPPGVGKTSLGRSISRALGREFIRISLGGVHDEAEIRGHRRTYVGALPGRIIQGLRRAGSNNPVFMMDEVDKIGADFRGDPSSALLEVLDPEQNNSFRDHYVGVPFNLSKVLFITTANLLDTIQPAFRDRMEVIHLPGYTEEEKLQIALRHLIPKQVKENALTAKRIEFSAGSIKKIISLYTREAGVRNLEREIGAVCRKTARKVAEGKKGLSKITSQNIEVFLGPPRIFKDQVQKKDQVGVTTGVAWTETGGEILFVEATKMTGKGGLSLTGSLGEVMKESAHAALSFARAHARELGIDSRIFAANDFHVHIPEGAIPKDGPSAGITMATALISVCTNAKVRWDTAMTGEITLRGNVLPIGGVKEKVLAVQRAGIPRMILPAANRKDLFDIPKPIKKAMTFIFVEDINEVLREALVKEPKKKPAVPSRRA